The window atacacagcaaaaaaaaagatttgcattttttgttaaaataaaataattttcccttttattttgcaaatatattttttaatgaatagaaaaaagtatttaaaacgtttcaattatatgagagtagattgtgagttattgtacaataatttttatgcgaataatgtaagtttgaaatttaaaacaaacacaaattttttccaagtgctttttaaaacaatttttttgtacgataacaaaaacaaaatctacgtctcgtcaatgtttaccagcaatgaatacgaaagtgttgttgttttactcttgcttgtatactgttaagaacaacaacaacgtattgctaatgTTAAGCGAGTTATGGAAACCACCAAATAAAACAACAGCTTAATACACATTTTATACCTAAagaattataacaacaaaattaaataaataaattcaaccaaacaataataaaacaccaACAAAACATAATTgctaaatacttatttttatttctaaggaattgtaacaataaattaaataaataaatgcaagtaagcaaaaataaaacacaaacacccaaataaaacataattattaaatacacatttttatttctatggAATTGTAACAAtatacacaataaaaaaattaaacttaattcttaagaaattgaaatttgtaaattagtttttaaattttcattttttaagacttgaagaaaaataaatcagTTTTAAATTAGCAACGAAACGATcaagttgtttatatttttaactctGTTAGTGACATAACATAACTGGCGCagtcaaaaaaaaacaaagttgaaGGCATATCAACTTTAGCTCCCCACAACCAGAAGGAAGACTAATTCATCAACGGTCAATCTCATAATTAGAGCACATAATAAGAGAAAGACTATCGATAAAGCAACCCGAAGGAAGACTAAATCTTATAATTAGAGAACATAATTAAAGAGAAgccataaaaaaagaacaacccGAAGGAAGACTAAATCACCTACTTCAATCAATCATCAGAACTATGAAGGtcctaataataataataataataggaTTTATACTGACACAAGCCGATGTTGAAATTGTTGACATTTCTCCAACACAAGGAATCATTCCATTAAAATTAGGAACCGCTAGAACAATTACCGACTATAAACACCTGATACATATAATCAATCTTGATTCTTACGCAGACAGTATACAAGAAATAGAGAAAACTATATCCCATTTTGAAACCACACAATTTGCCAAAATCGCtctgaaaacaacaaaactgaAATTAAAAGAACTCATTACAAAACTAAACCTATTAACACCCAGAAATAGACAAAAGAGAGGACTAATAAACGCATTGGGATCAACAATTAAATTCATAACCGGAAATATGGATTACGAAGATGCGGAAAAACTAAATAGAGACATTGAACGCCTATTAATGGAAAATGGACGAATAAACAATACACTAAATCAACAACTAATTCTCAATACTGACATGATAAAAAGGTTTGAAAACATAACTAATCATATAAACAATGAGCAAGATATTATAACAGCATCCATAAAAAAGATGCAAGACCAAACCCGAAATTCACTTAACCCTACAATAAACACAATAACACAAATTCAACATCTTAATCAAATAAACTATAATATCGACATACTCACACAACACTTAAACAATATCGCAGAGGCAATTGTATTATCTAAATTGAATATCATTCCAAAATTAATATTAGATCCTATAGAAATAATTCAAATTCACAAAACACTAAATAACACTATAAATATACTCTCACCTGAACACATATTTGAACTTCTCGAATTAACTGCATACTATAATAAcactaatataatttttaacataaaaatcccAACACTATCAAACTATAAATATACATTGTACCATATCGTACCAACACCAATCAATAAAACATTAGAAATTATAAGCGAAGAATATGTATTGATCAATGAGAATAATTcgatattttataaagataaatgtaaacatatagaaaatgaattttattgtaaaagtacCCATGAAACGGAATTTGATATGAACAAAGATTGCattagaaatataataaataagaacGAGACCGTTTCCTGTCATTTACGAGATATAGgacaaaaaactgaaattattCACCCAGAACCCAACTACATTATCCTCATTAACCCTCcaatacaacaaattattacGATATGTAACAATATTACCAAACAATACACAATTAATAAAACTACTCTAATTCAATTTATAAACTGTAAAGTGGCCATCAATAACATATGGTACAACAACGAAAACAACATATATTGGGACAATGGAATCTTCATTGAAATACCACCCAAattcaacaataaaattacagccctctcaaacaaaaatgaaataacactTCCAAAACTAAATGAATATAGATTCCAAGATagaaaaatagttgaaaacCTACAAACAGATACAGAAATAcatgaaaaaattacatattcagCTTTCGGATCAGTATCAATTCTTATCATAATACTaataattgcaataataaaaagaaaaccaatGACAATAACTTATTCATTCGACCAGAAGATTAATGAAGTTCCGGCTACAAATTTTGCAAAGCCCCTTTGGCCGTCACTTCATTTTAGGGAGGGAGGAGTTATGGAAACCACCAAATAAAACAACAGCTTAATACACATTTTATACCTAAagaattataacaacaaaattaaataaataaattcaaccaaacaataataaaacaccaACAAAACATAATTgctaaatacttatttttatttctaaggaattgtaacaataaattaaataaataaatgcaagtaagcaaaaataaaacacaaacacccaaataaaacataattattaaatacacatttttatttctatggAATTGTAACAAtatacacaataaaaaaattaaacttaattcttaagaaattgaaatttgtaaattagtttttaaattttcattttttaagacttgaagaaaaataaatcagTTTTAAATTAGCAACGAAACGATcaagttgtttatatttttaactctGTTAGTGACATAACATAActagcgcatataagtgtatagaaaacacactgtctatagctaaccgcatttacaaaaacaaaagagtaccaagcgcatagggcttggacacccttggtttggatgctgttggcgttattgcgttgttatttttgtttttctgtgtttttcgttaggtatgtttagatgtctgttggtttagatgccttgtatattttgtgttttatttcgtttagcgttgttgttgttctttttgtttagcttttgatgtaataataatgtagtcgggaaaaaatttaaaatttataaaagatgtttaaaatacactatggtgaagggtatataagattcggcacagccgaatatagcactcttacttattttttctaattatattacattttacaataaatacaaatacatacattttaatactccacataaaaattaaacattaatttaatatacaataattcaattcaaaaatgttttaattaaaatttggttatttcatgcatacatttttcctagtatatgtacattaaacatttatagaaacatagatacaaacgttttctaaataaaatttggttatatcttgcatacatttttcacattttataaattgtcaagtccaacataaaatgttaaattttagaatataagtcattttttatagtaaaaataaaaaaaaaacattttttatagtaaaaaccagtcagtatgtatgttaaaaatggggatttttttaaagcatttggtttgttttttattttaactttatttcggaatatttttaaatttaaaaaaaagagatttttacaagagggctcaaaggagagtagggcaaaatatggccctatccctAAAAATGATGGTAgtgggagttaagtcttcttcaatatttatatggagaatttaaaagtgttattagtgttagtaagtgaattttgacctttaagttattttctgatggggagtttgtatgagggATTTTTCTAAcgatgaagcccgatcattagaaatatcggtagtgtcatttaaagttctataaaactaaattttgtcgacttttgttaacataatagatcatttaaattaattataagccaaaaggccctattttttttttgggggggggggggtgttCTAGTCGAAATAATCgatcgattttaaccattttcaataggcttagtCCAAAAGAAGTgtgcgtgccaaatttcatccaattatcttgaaaattgcggccagccagacggacggacatagcttaatcgactcagaaaatgattctaagccgattggtatactttaaggtaggtataagacgaatatttttgtatgttacaaacatcagcacaaacccaatataccctccccactaaagtggtgtagggtataaatattttaaccacacagtcgcgactatcgttttgtttcgtgttttcgtcaaATATATGCTCTacttgcgtacatttcatgttcgtatattactgcttgcatggcttcaatattgttgacttcgaataatttttgtaggaaaatatttttatattatatataggcaagtaatatgaaatatatgtgggtattataaatatgttagcgagttgctgcgtaatatgTTGCTtgtaaaatcattttatattcGTCTGTAAGCtgcaatatgcaatagcttgtatgggtaaatatttttagcaaaaatactaaaaatatttcgaatgcgaacaatattttaatattgcatACGTATGCACAAGGGAAAATATGAATTTTGGTTAcaaatatattagtaattttgGCCATATTGGTCGTTCATTACGTACGAAatcagttatttatttttttattctgtttacaaagaaaatataaaaaatggcaatggaaaaagaaaatgaattaagtttaattttaaatttgattgaaAATGCGGAAAAAATGAAATGTCTCTACGACAAAAGATGTGGAAAGAAATAAGCGAATTCTGGGGAAGAAGTATTAAGCGTAAagttctttgtttgtttttgttttttaattttcttgttggTATTAAAGGAGCCGACTGCAAACATAGATGGAAACTGCTAAGAGATCGGTTTCGCAAGGAGCTGAAATGTATGGAAGCGCCATCAGGTAGTGGAATGTCCTATCTCCAGAAATGGAGATTCCTGCAGCCCAtgctatttttaaaagattctcTGGCGCATCGTCGGTATTTACtacttaaataattaatttttgtttcttaagtacacatttttattttgtagaacTCGTGATAATGCTTGCCAACAGCACATTGAAACGAACTAGGAATTATCCATGCTCAGTTCAGAAAGCTTGTTGGAACCTCTAACGTCCTCGCCAACTCTCGCTAGTCTGTGCCAGAAATTTGGTGATACCATAGAGAGTATCGGAAAGAGCTTAGCAGCATCGCTTGAGCAAGAGACGCCAGACGAAGCCTTTATGAAAGCAGTGGTATATTTAATGAAGGACCTGCCAGTAAACATAAAGGACGAATTCCAAGAAGGTGACATGCAGGACACCTTCTTGGAAAGATTGcagaaatgtaaaatattaaatagttttgtttacatttttataaatataattttttaaccttttcttttttctttctttaattaattaatacatttactaattcattaattatatatcaaataccttgttattaaaaaatcacagaatttgaattctttttaaataacgGTTTATTTTATGGgggataaataaatttattaaaagatggttaaaaaaatattatatacagaaaaaagatatgttaaaaattaattcattcatataaacaaatttaaaaaaatgttaatctattctgtaaaaattaaaattttaaatttttacaaatttttctaaaaaaatttaaatttttctaaaaaaattttaaattttacagaaaatttttaatcttaaatttagaaaaaaattaaattttataaaaatattttaaattttatagaaaaatttgaaattttacagaaaaattataatattagaaaataaCTGGCGTCCTATGGTCCATTTAAGAAAGTACATAAAATATTCCGTATTTCTGTTGAACTTTTTCCACCATATTGATGAAGGTTTGATTGATGGAATGTTATAACCAACATCATTTGGCTACGACCCGGCCTGAACTACACCATTTGTATCCTCCCAATCAATGTAGTTTCTTGGTATATATTATGCTTCTTTATCGTGGAGCattataaaattgtgtaaaacaaCACATGCCAAGACTACTTTTTAAGCACTATTCGGATATAAATGTAGTGTTGTCAGGAGGCGTTTTCAATTGTACGGCGAGCTCTTGATAatcttatattaaaaatatcttcatcaTTTGGTAAGAGCTCGCCAGGGAAAGGACGCATAAATTTCTTCCCAACGGGAATGTGGCATGCGGAATTTTAATTTCTGTATTCGCAAATTTTTTGGCGGAGGTATTAGAAGCTTATTGTATACCAGCCTCTTTCCAAATCGGCTCAATTGAAAAATTCcagtaaattataatttaaataacattaattaaagcaaaaattggCACTCTTTGTCGTCACTTTGGCCCCCATAAGCTCCTATATCATTATATGTAAAGCGATATCTGGCATTACATCGCACTctgcatataaaaatataatagtaacataaaaaataaattttatcgtgAACATTGTTTTAGCTGTGGATCTAAAGACCATAAAAGAAGTGAATGTCAATCAGAACCCAAATGTTTTAAATGCAATCACTACGaacatattgcaaaaaaaaagtgaaatgcaaacttaaataaataaattaaatgtcatGTTAATGTCATTgtagataaaaaaaaacaactaaaaacaatcgaattaaattataatgaattagACTGTTTAGTTGATATGGGCTCAGACGTGTCTATTGttaaaaacaactaaacataactttataattttaccGGATGAAGCTATTAAATTTGATGCAATTTTGGGATATgattttactaaaaactttgaaggatatattttcaaatatggtaataataccctacataacgaatttaatatttataatgtaCTATTGATCTAAATGCTGATACAAAGtacaaagaaataattaaaaatttgtccaATTGAAACGAAAATCACTCTAAATgatcaatttaaactttttcattacTCATCAAGTCGCCTATCATTCCACAAGTTGCAGAATGGTTGCAGGCAGGAGTGATTCGAAAGTCCATCTCGAATGTGGCAAGCCGTGCTGTCGTTGTTAAAAAGTTAAGCCACTTACTGATGATTATTATGAGCTCCACAGTATCAAAAGAGATGTTCCTAGAGACGTAGCTCAGTGGATAATGTTTTTACAAGACTTTAACTATTATTAATGTCATGACAATTGCTTCTGATATAACACCACTGCTTCGAAAATTTCAATCTAAAGATGAATGTATTAAGGCGATAACAAATTGTTTGCAGCTAGAACCATACGAAAACTTTAAGATTAAAGGCtcgtttaaaaaagtataaatggCCATGATCTCTTAGTAGTTCAAAAATAATGGAgtcaaaaattatcaaaaatgcACACGAAAATGTACACTTTTCAGTAGAAAAAAACGATGTATACCATAAAATAACAGTTTTacatttagaaaagaaaataatacaggTGGTCAATAATTGTATCAGGTGTATTATACACAACAAAAAACTGGCTAAAAAGAAGGTATCCTCCATTGCAGTGGTCCAATGGATGCTACATGTAAACAATATAAGCATATTCTAGCATTGGTCGACGGGTATTAGAAGTTTTTGTGGTTATTTCCCACAACGTTAACTGGTGCAGAAGAggtagtttaaaattaaatcgtTTGGTCACAAACCTTTGGAAATCCCACACGAATAATTAGTGTTAAGGGTGCAGCTTATACGTCGCATCTATGGTTATGGTAAAATGGAAATTGAAAGAATAAACCACTCGATTTTATCTATACTAAAAAATGGTATAAGGTTGTGAATCATGTCCGGGAGGCTTCAAATTACACACTACACAGCTCTACTAAAACTACTAAATTTGAAGTAATGTTTGGCGTTAAAATGAAATCTAATATATACAGTGGAATAATTGATATGTTCCAAGAAGAACGTAttgaaaagtaaaacaaaaaacgtCAACAGCTAAGAGAGGAGGTTAAACAACAAATCATTGAGGCGCAAGACAAATACACAAATAGTTATGATAAAATTATCGAGCGAGAATTTGGGTCcttataaagtaataaaagtaaaacgCAATGATCAATATGATGTCGAGCAGGTCGCCGGTTCCTATGGTCCACGTTTTACTTCTACTAGTGCAGACAACATAAAAGGATGGAAATCTTCTGATGCCGAAGATGAGCTGTCATCTGGGACAGATGATTTTTAGGATGGCCGATTGTAAAGGCTTAATTGATCTATTGTCATTTTCTTACCCTGTGTCATTCTCAAGCATAAAGTagataaaaataagaataataaaagcAGGTTGAgtaaaatacaataattaaataaaaaggcaGTCAGTAAAAGTATGTCAGTGCGTTCAAGTTCTTTAAAGTTgtcttttaattaataattgtaaAGTTGTTAATGTTCTTGTCCAGTATCTTTAAAATGTTCAatcaaaacttaaataaaatcaaaacttaataaaatacaaactcttaaaagcaattttttttatatttaatctaaaaacacaaaataatttacatgtatgtaGAGGCTGGGAACTTTAACTTCTGAGTCCGTGACCCAGGGTTCTTGAACCAGGCCAATGTCCAggtcttaaaattaatttgcacTATCATTAGTGCCATTGTCATGATTATCAGCTTGCTCGGAGAGCCAGTGAGCAGAGAGTTGGCAGCTTCCATTTCGTCCGTATCTTCACTCTCCGATTTTGTCGTTCGAAGCACCTTCACTTTGGCACCCCTCATCCCAAAGAAACAGCCAGATTCTGTGAGGGCGAGTATTAGGCATGTGTGCCTTTCACCTTGTTCTCTGTGAATGATAGCCAAGTCATTCATGTGTATGTTGGGATTCTGCCGCTTGAGGCATTCCAACATCTTGGGTGCTTCGGCGCTAATCTTTGGTAACAAAACTCTTGCACGAGGTCTCATTGGAATTTCCTCAGGAGGGATTAGTATAAGGCTTAAACCTACCCATGCATCTCTCATCTTAGTGATGCATTTGCTGAGGAACTCCTTTAAGAATTCATCCAGGCATTTGATCAACCTCTATCCCCGGAGAATCTCACTGGAGCCAAATGGGGTACCTTGTCATCCTTGTAGTGAGCAAGTGTTCAATGACGATCTCAGTTAATTTAGACTCAATGGCTCCCCATTCTGTGGATGGCCAGTAACCAGAGCCATAAGGAGATGGTCCTTCACCACTTCATTAAATTCTCTTCTGGCAGTTGTCGTGGTGACTACAGGTCCCGGAGTGGTTTTGCCTTCTATTACCTTCCTCCTTTTCGGTGATTTACCATTCTCAACCTGTGAGCGGTTTCGCTTACACCTTTTGATTTCAGCAGCGCACAGTGTCAGATTTTGCAAATTTAGGGGGACTAAACtcattttttgtgtgtttttttgatttaatagAATTAGTTATTTACTATCGAAAACCGTTTTCCCTTTTTTAGAAACTGCTAATTTTGCCAGATTTTTTTTCCCCTAAcaactttttttcgaaaatctaCAAATTTTTCACTTTGTATTGAAAGACCCTAGAATTTGCCTGATTTTTCCACTAACAACTTTTTGCCGAAAGTAtcaaaaatttcacattttatagatagaccatagaaacataaaattttgactcTCGCCTTATTAATCCTAGAGGTAAGTAGTTGTTAAAAGAAGGGTattataccccatttacacatacacgaaatctagtaCTTATGAGATTTTGAGCCAAatctatttgatttttattagatttcccatacaaatAATACTATACACGACGCTACAAAAGaaaaacgagaaaaataaaacaaaaagtttatttaaaatagaaggtaatattatatttaaatatctaattttttattataaaaaaatgttaataaatatccAATTTTCCTTCTTATTTTTCACATCAAACccaatttcaagaaatatttgaaaaattaaatcttcCTAAATTCCATAAATAGTAAGTGTAAACGGTCTagattttaaatagattttaaacgaatctactagatttcatgtatgtgtaaatggggtattataaatatcaaaatttaaaagggaattttgttACTTACTACATTTTACATTGttataattgtatttaatatttttctaactaACGACATCATTTGTACGTTGATTGGGGCCATTAATATAGAATATGATCAAAATTAATGTTCGATTATGGATAGCAACCAATCGGAAGTCATTTGTGGTTATTTTGACAGAGtagcaacaaaaaattaaaaaaaacaataaattatttgataaatattatattaaagtatatttgtatagaaatgAACCAAATTAAGTGTTCTAATCCagctgatttttaaatttttaatttactaccTTGTAGCATTTTACGATCTGAGTGCAGtgatgaaaaaaattatccgTTCTAATAGCCTCCAAAGTTTGATAATAATTGGATATATCTTGATTACTGATAAACGTATATGGTCGATATGGGTATCATTGAAAAGGCCTTAGAGCTTTCCATTGACGTGTAAGATGACAAATATCATTAACCCATTGAGAACCAAtcagtttttatgattttttttattttttttaaaacataccgATATAACGGTACATGAAagggtttaaaatttatattttagtagaTTTTATACATCTCaagtgttattattttatacggTCGATATAAACTGATCAACTGATGTATTATTTTATACAGTCTTCAACTTATACTATAAGGACATATAGTACAGCATAGACGAAACTGATTGTCAATGACCTAAGttccctgtcaaagacctaactggtgataatgtattagtagaagcacaaaaataaacacagcacagtggggcagaatggaaattttttggaaataaatctggcatttctaaacggctgattcgatcgggataaaatttggcgtgagcgtagccaaggagtattcgagttcgcattgcaagtcatacgaagacttatgttcaaggtcaaaaaagagggtcacacaaaaacttttttgaatctcaaatgaggaaattgctgatacatttaacgaaatgctgaaaaaggaaaaccaatctatggatgccgtacattttgcaactattcttcctaataatgcatcaccaaaacgacttaagcgaattgtggaaagtataccaactccaacatcacaatcaaattttactgaagaggaagcaatagcgcttaagTTGGAACTGGGTcacagtcgaaataagtaccaaatattaaggaaagctctgcatgaataAGGACACAATATACTATCATCAtacaaggaaaaaaaaactatcctaccatcacctattgctgttaatgatgtggaagcttgtattgatatatcatctttgctcgaaaacacagcatcaagaattgtgtcagactttacaagaccaactaaggaaaattcataactgtgatgttgtcttaatgtgtaagtggggatgtgacggtttatca of the Lucilia cuprina isolate Lc7/37 chromosome 2, ASM2204524v1, whole genome shotgun sequence genome contains:
- the LOC124418514 gene encoding uncharacterized protein LOC124418514 — protein: MKVLIIIIIIGFILTQADVEIVDISPTQGIIPLKLGTARTITDYKHLIHIINLDSYADSIQEIEKTISHFETTQFAKIALKTTKLKLKELITKLNLLTPRNRQKRGLINALGSTIKFITGNMDYEDAEKLNRDIERLLMENGRINNTLNQQLILNTDMIKRFENITNHINNEQDIITASIKKMQDQTRNSLNPTINTITQIQHLNQINYNIDILTQHLNNIAEAIVLSKLNIIPKLILDPIEIIQIHKTLNNTINILSPEHIFELLELTAYYNNTNIIFNIKIPTLSNYKYTLYHIVPTPINKTLEIISEEYVLINENNSIFYKDKCKQLHYPH
- the LOC124418515 gene encoding uncharacterized protein LOC124418515 gives rise to the protein MSLRQKMWKEISEFWGRSIKRKVLCLFLFFNFLVGIKGADCKHRWKLLRDRFRKELKCMEAPSGSGMSYLQKWRFLQPMLFLKDSLAHRRTRDNACQQHIETN